One genomic region from Lycorma delicatula isolate Av1 chromosome 1, ASM4794821v1, whole genome shotgun sequence encodes:
- the LOC142324197 gene encoding uncharacterized protein LOC142324197 isoform X2, which yields MKSSLVLLVLVGFAAAAVQPYGQSKWQWFTNSYNNQNAVTPIYQQQNQNNNNQFQNQNSNQFNNNNNQNGQDVNNNNNNNQNNNNQFQNYNQNQNSNQFNNNNNQNGQDVNNNNNNQNNNNQFQNNNNNNNEFQNYNQNSNQFNNNNNQNGQNVNNNNNQFQYNNQNNNQFQNNYNQNNNNQNNNQFQNNNNDFNNNNNNNSENNNNQNSQNQNNNQFQNQKNNNQYVQSVNNNQNNNNQNQQNNNNNNNYQDNQNENGNVNENNQNSVSNNVNEYQNNNNQNQNNYYNNNQNQNSNQNQYQNNNNNQNQNNYYNNNNQNQNNNQYNNNQNQYGQNVNNNNNFNNQNQNQHNNNNQNQYNNNNQNQNNNQISYNNNQNQNNNQNQYQNNNNNQNQNNNNNNNQNNYNNYNNNQNNNQNSYNNNNQNQYGQNVNNNNNFNNQNQNQYNNNQNQNQYNNNQNNCNNNNQYNNQNNCNNYQNSCGNNYNQCNNNNNFNNQNNCNYNYQNNNNNQNQNNNQNQNNNNYNNNNQNQNNNYNQNNNYNNQNQKNNNNNQNQNNNFDYNNNNQNQNNNFSYNNNNQNNNQNNQNGQNNQSNNNQNNNNQNSISKINQNAVSKNWFQSLKWAI from the exons ATGAAGTCTTCATTGGTACTGTTAGTGCTCGTCGGTTTCGCTGCTGCCGCTGTCCAACCTTATGGACAAAGCAAGTGGCAATGGTTTACTAATTCATACAATAACCAAAATGCCGTAACTCCAATTTATCAGCAACAAAATCAGAACAACAACAACCAGTTCCAGAACCAGAACAGTAAccagtttaataacaataacaaccaGAACGGACAGGATgtaaataacaacaacaacaataatcaGAATAACAACAACCAGTTCCAAAACTACAACCAGAACCAGAACAGTAAccagtttaataacaataacaaccaGAACGGACAAGATgtaaataacaacaacaataatcaGAATAACAACAACCAGTTCCagaacaacaacaataacaacaacgaGTTCCAAAACTACAACCAGAACAGTAAccagtttaataacaataacaaccaGAATGGACAAAAtgtaaacaacaacaacaaccaaTTCCAGTACAACAATCAAAATAACAACCAGTTCCAGAACAACTACAATCAGAACAACAACAATCAAAATAACAACCAGTTCCAGAACAAC AACAACGAtttcaataacaacaacaacaacaacagcgaaaataataacaatcagaACTCTCAGAATCAAAACAACAACCAGTTCCAGAATCAGAAAAACAATAACCAGTATGTACAGAGCGTGAATAACAATCAgaataacaataatcaaaaccaacaaaacaacaacaacaacaataactaCCAGGACAACCAAAACGAAAATG gaaacgtCAATGAAAACAACCAAAATTCAGTGTCAAATAACGTAAACGAATATCAGAATAACAACAACCAGAACCAAAACAACTACTACAACAACAACCAGAACCAGAATAGCAATCAGAATCAATACCAGAATAATAACAACAACCAGAACCAAAATAACTACTACAACAATAATAACCAGAACCAAAATAACAATCAATACAACAACAATCAGAATCAGTATGGCCagaatgtaaacaataataataacttcaaTAACCAGAACCAAAACCAACACAACAACAACAACCAGAACCAATACAACAACAACAACCAGAACCAGAACAACAATCAAATCAGCTACAACAACAACCAGAACCAGAATAACAATCAGAATCAGTaccaaaataataacaacaaccagAACCagaacaacaacaataacaacaaccagAACAATTACAATAACTACAACAATAACCAGAACAACAATCAAAACAGCTACAATAACAACAACCAGAATCAGTATGGCCagaatgtaaacaataataacaacttCAACAACCAGAACCAGAACCAATACAACAACAACCAGAACCAGAATCAATACAACAATAACCAGAACAACTGCAACAATAACAATCAGTACAATAACCAGAACAACTGCAACAACTACCAGAACAGCTGTGGCAATAATTACAACCAATGcaacaataacaacaattttaacaaCCAGAATAACTGCAATTACAACTACCAGAACAACAATAATAACCAAAATCAGAATAACAACCAAAAccagaataacaataattacaataacaacaaccaAAACCAGAATAACAACTATAACCAGAATAACAACTATAATAACCAAAACCAGAAGAACAATAACAACAACCAAAATCAGAACAACAATTTCGattacaataacaacaaccaaaatcaaaacaacaatttcagttacaataacaacaaccaaaataataatcaaaacaatcAGAATGGCCAGAACAATCAATCTAACAACAACCAGaacaacaataaccaaaattccatcagtaaaattaatcaaaacgCTGTCAGCAAAAACTGGTTCCAGTCACTGAAGTGGGCAATCTAA
- the LOC142324197 gene encoding uncharacterized protein LOC142324197 isoform X1 has translation MKSSLVLLVLVGFAAAAVQPYGQSKWQWFTNSYNNQNAVTPIYQQQNQNNNNQFQNQNSNQFNNNNNQNGQDVNNNNNNNQNNNNQFQNYNQNQNSNQFNNNNNQNGQDVNNNNNNQNNNNQFQNNNNNNNEFQNYNQNSNQFNNNNNQNGQNVNNNNNQFQYNNQNNNQFQNNYNQNNNNQNNNQFQNNNNQNNNQFSNNNNDFNNNNNNNSENNNNQNSQNQNNNQFQNQKNNNQYVQSVNNNQNNNNQNQQNNNNNNNYQDNQNENGNVNENNQNSVSNNVNEYQNNNNQNQNNYYNNNQNQNSNQNQYQNNNNNQNQNNYYNNNNQNQNNNQYNNNQNQYGQNVNNNNNFNNQNQNQHNNNNQNQYNNNNQNQNNNQISYNNNQNQNNNQNQYQNNNNNQNQNNNNNNNQNNYNNYNNNQNNNQNSYNNNNQNQYGQNVNNNNNFNNQNQNQYNNNQNQNQYNNNQNNCNNNNQYNNQNNCNNYQNSCGNNYNQCNNNNNFNNQNNCNYNYQNNNNNQNQNNNQNQNNNNYNNNNQNQNNNYNQNNNYNNQNQKNNNNNQNQNNNFDYNNNNQNQNNNFSYNNNNQNNNQNNQNGQNNQSNNNQNNNNQNSISKINQNAVSKNWFQSLKWAI, from the exons ATGAAGTCTTCATTGGTACTGTTAGTGCTCGTCGGTTTCGCTGCTGCCGCTGTCCAACCTTATGGACAAAGCAAGTGGCAATGGTTTACTAATTCATACAATAACCAAAATGCCGTAACTCCAATTTATCAGCAACAAAATCAGAACAACAACAACCAGTTCCAGAACCAGAACAGTAAccagtttaataacaataacaaccaGAACGGACAGGATgtaaataacaacaacaacaataatcaGAATAACAACAACCAGTTCCAAAACTACAACCAGAACCAGAACAGTAAccagtttaataacaataacaaccaGAACGGACAAGATgtaaataacaacaacaataatcaGAATAACAACAACCAGTTCCagaacaacaacaataacaacaacgaGTTCCAAAACTACAACCAGAACAGTAAccagtttaataacaataacaaccaGAATGGACAAAAtgtaaacaacaacaacaaccaaTTCCAGTACAACAATCAAAATAACAACCAGTTCCAGAACAACTACAATCAGAACAACAACAATCAAAATAACAACCAGTTCCAGAACAACAACAATCAAAATAACAACCAGTTCAGCAACAATAACAACGAtttcaataacaacaacaacaacaacagcgaaaataataacaatcagaACTCTCAGAATCAAAACAACAACCAGTTCCAGAATCAGAAAAACAATAACCAGTATGTACAGAGCGTGAATAACAATCAgaataacaataatcaaaaccaacaaaacaacaacaacaacaataactaCCAGGACAACCAAAACGAAAATG gaaacgtCAATGAAAACAACCAAAATTCAGTGTCAAATAACGTAAACGAATATCAGAATAACAACAACCAGAACCAAAACAACTACTACAACAACAACCAGAACCAGAATAGCAATCAGAATCAATACCAGAATAATAACAACAACCAGAACCAAAATAACTACTACAACAATAATAACCAGAACCAAAATAACAATCAATACAACAACAATCAGAATCAGTATGGCCagaatgtaaacaataataataacttcaaTAACCAGAACCAAAACCAACACAACAACAACAACCAGAACCAATACAACAACAACAACCAGAACCAGAACAACAATCAAATCAGCTACAACAACAACCAGAACCAGAATAACAATCAGAATCAGTaccaaaataataacaacaaccagAACCagaacaacaacaataacaacaaccagAACAATTACAATAACTACAACAATAACCAGAACAACAATCAAAACAGCTACAATAACAACAACCAGAATCAGTATGGCCagaatgtaaacaataataacaacttCAACAACCAGAACCAGAACCAATACAACAACAACCAGAACCAGAATCAATACAACAATAACCAGAACAACTGCAACAATAACAATCAGTACAATAACCAGAACAACTGCAACAACTACCAGAACAGCTGTGGCAATAATTACAACCAATGcaacaataacaacaattttaacaaCCAGAATAACTGCAATTACAACTACCAGAACAACAATAATAACCAAAATCAGAATAACAACCAAAAccagaataacaataattacaataacaacaaccaAAACCAGAATAACAACTATAACCAGAATAACAACTATAATAACCAAAACCAGAAGAACAATAACAACAACCAAAATCAGAACAACAATTTCGattacaataacaacaaccaaaatcaaaacaacaatttcagttacaataacaacaaccaaaataataatcaaaacaatcAGAATGGCCAGAACAATCAATCTAACAACAACCAGaacaacaataaccaaaattccatcagtaaaattaatcaaaacgCTGTCAGCAAAAACTGGTTCCAGTCACTGAAGTGGGCAATCTAA